A stretch of Rhododendron vialii isolate Sample 1 chromosome 4a, ASM3025357v1 DNA encodes these proteins:
- the LOC131324814 gene encoding uncharacterized protein LOC131324814 isoform X1 produces MTIPPDILFRGCAANFPQPVSEEDRRTIDCLVETVHQVNCPPLRHIVYRSGTGEQDILRHVFRWDLTPYQEVFRNGFQARRPQQGTPYEVFYNLEHYVHHDGGRPLDHRLPATHAFISTTLNTDWHPSLDNVTDTEIEVYRYEIYAPGGIWIAQTLGDTCEYPAQDEVCFVVGIAPQYIRAAQCFRLTVTAGTRSTRRVRVDNIMVLNGNFNPQSHPSRLLNIHRPIFDYKDPAINRKAHLTIRIYRPPALFERENQQVPIDSTTTNWYAGDVANYESYINAAFRSSRTNEAYLFMMNEYVLLNYAPGTTDDKVVKGPLFICDGYRSLTGMAFAEHGIDSAFGSHYGDEAFIFSGNLCAQINYAPGTTNDKIIKGPMTITAMFPLFKGTVFESGVDAAFEATNKGEAYLFKDNQYALINYSSDSKLIEVRCITQGFPSLKNTIFESGIDAAFASHRTNEAYIYKGDSYALINFAPGTIDDYIIGGVRKILPNWPSLANVLPRKNRGLDDHYHTKPDPTCLKPPQKLSCCSPCTIL; encoded by the exons ATGACAATCCCGCCGGATATTCTATTTAGAGGATGTGCAGCAAACTTCCCTCAACCTGTCAGTGAAGAAGATCGTCGTACAATTGATTGTTTGGTAGAAACTGTTCATCAAGTAAATTGCCCCCCTCTGCGTCACATCGTGTACAGAAGCGGCACCGGAGAACAAGACATCCTCCGCCATGTCTTTCGCTGGGATCTTACCCCTTATCAGGAGGTCTTTCGGAATGGATTCCAAGCAAGGCGTCCTCAACAAGGCACTCCCTACGAGGTCTTCTACAATCTGGAACACTACGTCCATCATGATGGCGGCAGGCCTCTCGATCACCGTCTGCCCGCCACCCACGCTTTCATTAGCACCACGCTTAACACCGATTGGCATCCCAGCCTCGACAATGTGACTGACACTGAGATTGAAGTATATCGATACGAGATATATGCTCCCGGTGGCATTTGGATTGCTCAGACTCTTGGTGATACTTGCGAGTACCCTGCCCAAGACGAGGTTTGCTTTGTTGTTGGCATTGCCCCTCAATACATTCGGGCTGCCCAATGCTTCAGGCTTACTGTTACTGCTGGCACGAG GTCTACAAGACGGGTGAGAGTAGATAATATAATGGTACTAAATGGGAACTTCAATCCACAATCACATCCATCAAGGTTGCTCAACATTCATAGGCCAATATTTGATTACAAGGATCCGGCAATCAATAGGAAGGCGCATCTAACCATTCGCATTTACCGACCCCCTGCCCTTTTCGAACGAGAGAACCAACAAGTGCCCATCGACTCTACCACCACCAATTGGTATGCTGGCGATGTGGCTAACTATGAGAGCTACATAAATGCTGCATTCCGTTCGTCTCGTACAAATGAAGCATATCTATTCATGATGAACGAGTATGTGCTATTGAACTATGCTCCAGGCACGACAGATGACAAGGTGGTGAAGGGACCGCTTTTTATTTGCGATGGTTATCGATCCCTCACAGGCATGGCCTTTGCAGAACATGGAATAGACTCTGCTTTTGGTTCTCATTATGGGGATGAGGCGTTCATCTTCTCTGGGAATCTTTGTGCACAGATTAACTACGCACCAGGCACAACAAATGACAAGATAATCAAAGGACCGATGACCATCACTGCGATGTTCCCCTTGTTCAAAGGGACAGTGTTCGAAAGCGGCGTTGATGCCGCATTTGAGGCAACAAACAAAGGAGAAGCTTACCTCTTCAAAGACAACCAATATGCTCTTATAAACTACAGTTCTGATTCCAAACTCATTGAGGTCCGTTGCATCACTCAAGGCTTTCCTAGTTTGAAAAACACCATCTTTGAAAGTGGAATTGATGCAGCCTTTGCTTCGCATAGGACTAATGAGGCATACATCTACAAAGGAGATTCTTATGCACTCATCAACTTTGCTCCTGGCACCATTGACGACTACATCATTGGTGGCGTGAGGAAAatccttcccaattggccctcTTTAGCTAACGTCTTGCCTCGCAAAAACCGTGGTCTAGACGATCATTATCACACTAAGCCGGACCCGACTTGTTTGAAACCACCTCAAAAGCTTTCTTGTTGTTCCCCTTGTACAATTCTGTAA
- the LOC131324814 gene encoding uncharacterized protein LOC131324814 isoform X2: MTIPPDILFRGCAANFPQPVSEEDRRTIDCLVETVHQVNCPPLRHIVYRSGTGEQDILRHVFRWDLTPYQEVFRNGFQARRPQQGTPYEVFYNLEHYVHHDGGRPLDHRLPATHAFISTTLNTDWHPSLDNVTDTEIEVYRYEIYAPGGIWIAQTLGDTCEYPAQDEVCFVVGIAPQYIRAAQCFRLTVTAGTRSTRRVRVDNIMVLNGNFNPQSHPSRLLNIHRPIFDYKDPAINRKAHLTIRIYRPPALFERENQQVPIDSTTTNWYAGDVANYESYINAAFRSSRTNEAYLFMMNEYVLLNYAPGTTDDKVVKGPLFICDGYRSLTGMAFAEHGIDSAFGSHYGDEAFIFSGNLCAQINYAPGTTNDKIIKGPMTITAMFPLFKGTVFESGVDAAFEATNKGEAYLFKDNQYALINYSSDSKLIED; encoded by the exons ATGACAATCCCGCCGGATATTCTATTTAGAGGATGTGCAGCAAACTTCCCTCAACCTGTCAGTGAAGAAGATCGTCGTACAATTGATTGTTTGGTAGAAACTGTTCATCAAGTAAATTGCCCCCCTCTGCGTCACATCGTGTACAGAAGCGGCACCGGAGAACAAGACATCCTCCGCCATGTCTTTCGCTGGGATCTTACCCCTTATCAGGAGGTCTTTCGGAATGGATTCCAAGCAAGGCGTCCTCAACAAGGCACTCCCTACGAGGTCTTCTACAATCTGGAACACTACGTCCATCATGATGGCGGCAGGCCTCTCGATCACCGTCTGCCCGCCACCCACGCTTTCATTAGCACCACGCTTAACACCGATTGGCATCCCAGCCTCGACAATGTGACTGACACTGAGATTGAAGTATATCGATACGAGATATATGCTCCCGGTGGCATTTGGATTGCTCAGACTCTTGGTGATACTTGCGAGTACCCTGCCCAAGACGAGGTTTGCTTTGTTGTTGGCATTGCCCCTCAATACATTCGGGCTGCCCAATGCTTCAGGCTTACTGTTACTGCTGGCACGAG GTCTACAAGACGGGTGAGAGTAGATAATATAATGGTACTAAATGGGAACTTCAATCCACAATCACATCCATCAAGGTTGCTCAACATTCATAGGCCAATATTTGATTACAAGGATCCGGCAATCAATAGGAAGGCGCATCTAACCATTCGCATTTACCGACCCCCTGCCCTTTTCGAACGAGAGAACCAACAAGTGCCCATCGACTCTACCACCACCAATTGGTATGCTGGCGATGTGGCTAACTATGAGAGCTACATAAATGCTGCATTCCGTTCGTCTCGTACAAATGAAGCATATCTATTCATGATGAACGAGTATGTGCTATTGAACTATGCTCCAGGCACGACAGATGACAAGGTGGTGAAGGGACCGCTTTTTATTTGCGATGGTTATCGATCCCTCACAGGCATGGCCTTTGCAGAACATGGAATAGACTCTGCTTTTGGTTCTCATTATGGGGATGAGGCGTTCATCTTCTCTGGGAATCTTTGTGCACAGATTAACTACGCACCAGGCACAACAAATGACAAGATAATCAAAGGACCGATGACCATCACTGCGATGTTCCCCTTGTTCAAAGGGACAGTGTTCGAAAGCGGCGTTGATGCCGCATTTGAGGCAACAAACAAAGGAGAAGCTTACCTCTTCAAAGACAACCAATATGCTCTTATAAACTACAGTTCTGATTCCAAACTCATTGAG GACTAA